The Streptomyces sp. NBC_01255 genome window below encodes:
- a CDS encoding ArsR/SmtB family transcription factor: MTIATSPRALEHPTRDQIGLEGVLHALSDAVRLRIVRDLAREGDALSCSYFDLPVTKSTTTHHFRVLRESGVIQQMYRGTAKLNALRKDDLDALFPGLLDTVLTAAEAQAGRQGGAEGA, translated from the coding sequence ATGACGATCGCCACCAGCCCCCGCGCGCTCGAGCACCCCACGCGGGACCAGATCGGCCTCGAAGGGGTGCTCCACGCGCTCTCGGACGCCGTGCGGCTGCGCATCGTCCGGGATCTGGCGCGCGAGGGCGATGCCCTGAGCTGCTCGTACTTCGACCTCCCGGTCACCAAGTCCACGACGACGCACCACTTCCGCGTCCTGCGTGAGAGCGGCGTCATCCAGCAGATGTACCGGGGCACGGCCAAGCTCAACGCCCTGCGCAAGGACGACCTGGACGCCCTCTTCCCCGGCCTCCTGGACACCGTCCTGACGGCGGCCGAGGCGCAGGCCGGCCGCCAGGGCGGTGCCGAAGGGGCGTGA
- a CDS encoding DUF305 domain-containing protein has protein sequence MLIRRQRAVVAVALSAVAVLSLGACESGAGTDAPRAEASAGGSVVAPGKPGEPAKRISPEEAARLLPDERPNGADFRYAQMMIVHHRQALTMTELAPQRAGSAQVKKVAERIAAAQLPEIAAMEGWLKNNGGPREQSGHDHHSMPGMATEAQLKELKAAKGEAFDELFLKLMITHHDGAVTMAAEVLSEGNNVLVEEMANDVIAQQTSEINRMRSL, from the coding sequence TTGTTGATCCGCCGTCAGCGTGCCGTCGTCGCCGTGGCCCTGTCCGCCGTCGCCGTACTCTCCCTGGGAGCCTGCGAGTCGGGGGCCGGCACGGACGCGCCGCGGGCCGAGGCCTCGGCCGGAGGCTCGGTGGTGGCGCCGGGGAAGCCCGGCGAGCCGGCCAAACGGATATCGCCCGAGGAGGCCGCCCGCCTCCTCCCCGACGAGCGCCCGAACGGCGCCGACTTCCGGTACGCGCAGATGATGATCGTCCACCACCGCCAGGCACTGACCATGACGGAACTCGCCCCGCAGCGGGCGGGATCCGCGCAGGTCAAGAAGGTGGCCGAGCGGATCGCGGCCGCACAGCTCCCGGAGATCGCCGCGATGGAGGGCTGGCTGAAGAACAACGGCGGGCCGCGCGAACAGAGCGGCCACGACCATCACTCGATGCCGGGCATGGCGACCGAGGCCCAGCTGAAGGAGCTGAAGGCAGCGAAGGGCGAGGCCTTCGACGAGCTGTTCCTGAAGCTCATGATCACGCACCACGACGGGGCCGTGACGATGGCGGCCGAGGTGCTGAGCGAGGGCAACAACGTCCTGGTGGAGGAGATGGCCAACGACGTGATCGCCCAGCAGACCTCGGAGATCAACCGCATGCGGTCGCTGTAG